In Vigna radiata var. radiata cultivar VC1973A unplaced genomic scaffold, Vradiata_ver6 scaffold_147, whole genome shotgun sequence, one DNA window encodes the following:
- the LOC111240723 gene encoding uncharacterized protein LOC111240723: MDIMHVYLGSNSIKGRRVERLGENICKLTGRRYEKKLDKTVLKLLFVHKLERLRIYIQPEDLETMVCFFDFQEIRAVPRKTQKPEMDLLVVAQVAQSESEYA, from the exons ATGGATATTATGCATGTTTATCTTGGAAGTAATAGTATTAAAGGGAGAAGGGTAGAGAGACTTGGTGAAAACATCTGCAAGTTGACTGGTAGAAGATACGAGAAGAAGCTTGATAAGACTGTCTTGAAGCTTTTGTTTG TTCACAAGTTAGAGAGGCTAAGGATCTATATTCAGCCAGAAGATTTAGAAACAATGGTTTGTTTCTTTGACTTCCAAGAAATAAGAGCAGttccaagaaaaacacaaaagcCAGAGATGGATCTTCTAGTGGTAGCACAAGTGGCCCAATCAGAATCAGAGTATGCATGA